The genome window AAGCGATGAAGCTACATCTTTACTTCAGCACTCTACATCTTACTCTTCTAGACGACGAGTAAGTCTTTACAAAGAAGAGAAAGCACAGCGATACCACAAGCTATTAGAAGCTGCAAAAGCTACAGACATCTCAAAAATAAAAAGCAGGTACGATTTAGACAAAAATGCTTGCTATACCGCTGCAAAAGCAATTCAGGAAAAAAAGTTGGGTAAACTTAAAAAGGCAGAGCTGAACGCCATTAAATATTTCATAGAAACAAGCAAAGAAGATCAAAGCAAGTATCCCCACAGAAGTCAGAATAACGTCAGATTTAACGAGCTCGTCAACAGTTTAAAAAACTGGGGAATGCCCTACAAAGTCCTCTAATAACTCTGAGAATTCCCACAGGAGCACGATCCCTTCACATTGGGATTGGTAATCTTAAAACCAGACCCCATCAGCCCCTCTAGATAGTCCACTTCACATCCAAGAAGTCGGGGAAGCACTTTTTGACTCACATGGATATCGATCCCATGAGAGGTAAAAAGAACGTCATCCTCTTTTGCTTTTTCAGAAAAATCAAGGACATACTCAAAACCCCCACACCCTCCTGGCTTATCACCAAGACGCAGAGCCCACCCCTCTTTCTTATCCGCTATTAGAATGGCTCGAAACTTCTCTGCAGCTCGCTCGGTTAGACTAATCGTCGTCGGATCGGTCTCCTCTTCAAGCAGAGCATTGAGCCGCTCGACAAGATCCTCGATCGCCTTCTCATCAAAGCCATGGCCAAGCATCCCCACCTCAAGGGTCTCCCAGGTTGCCGCCTGACATCCGACACATTGAAGTCCTGCATTGGTCAGCTCTTGAGCAATCCGTTGACTCTTCTGGGGAAAACTCCCCAAAATCGCATCGATCGTCATGTCACGGGTGATCTTTTCAGTAGTCAATTTTCACCGTCCCCTGTTTGATCTGGCACTGGCACGCAAGCCGCTCCTCATCGGTCTCCCCTAAAAAGTCGAGTTCCTCCTGGGTCATCTCCGAGAGGTTCTCAGCCCCTTCCTTTACCTCAATCACGCAGGTGCCACAGACCCCTTCCGTACAGGCAAAGGGAACCCCCGCCTCCTCACACACATCTTTAATCGGAGAGCCATCCTCAAGCTCTACTTCCTCATCATTCAAAATCAATTTTGCCATGGTTCACATCCTGTTTTTTAGGCTATTAAAACGTAGCAGGAGCAAAAAATCAAGAAAAAGAAAGGGAGGACCCGATTGGGCCCTCCCTTTACAAGCTGAAAATCCTTAAAAAAAGATTATAGGCCTCTTAGATGGGAGCTAGGGCTCCCTTCAGCAAGAAGCTCCTCAGCCGTTGCCTTGAGCGTCTCGATCCCCTCAGGGAACCCAACCTCAATCAGCAATCCATTTAAATAGGTGAGCTCAGCCTCTAGAAGGTCTGCCTGACTCTCTAGTTTAGCCACTGTTTTTTCGAGCTCTTTTACGTTATTAGGGTTATTATCCATTTTAAAGCCTCCTAAGACTATTAAAAAGTGTTATTAAGGAGACCTTTATTATAACATTTTTCTGCTGTTTCTTCAACCAAAAACCTCGCCTATATAGCTATTATTTTATTGTCCCAAATTTGGGAGAAAACCCCGCGCTTGCAGCGCGTCGCTTCAGCATGTATAATGTTTAGGCATGCAATACTATAGAAGAACAAGCCATACAATCCACGACTGTACTTACCACTTGGTGTGGGCAACTAAGTACCGATATAAGGTATTGGTAGGAGACATTGGGAATAGAGCAAGAGATTTGATCCAGGAAATTTGCCGAGATAATGGGGTAGAGATTATAAGAGGAAGGATTTTAGCTGACCATGTTCACATATATGTATCAATTCCGCCCTATCAAAGTGTAAGCAAGTTGGTTCAGTACTTGAAAGGTAAGACGTCAAGAAAAATACAGATGGAGTTCCCAGAGCTGAAAAAGAAGTATTGGGGAAAGCATTTATGGGCTGTGGGGTATTTTGTACGCACAACCGGAAATGTTACGGATCAGATGATTAAGGATTATATTGAGAAACAAGAAGCTAAAGAGGATAAATTTGGTGACTTTAAAGTCGTAAATTAGGCATTCATGCCAAATCCTAATCTCTGGCTTTGCAAGCCAGAGTGGTTAAAGCGTGCCAGGCACGCTTAAATACTAGGAGAGTGAAAGTCTCTCTTTCAACCTGATGGAGGTGAAGAATAGGGAAGCGCAAGGGCATCATCGCGAGGTGGAGTCTGAAGGAAGCGTGGAACAAAAGTGTGAGCTGACGAACAGAAATTGGATAAATAAGCGTGAAGGTCGGACGAGCAGGTTTTAGGCAGCAAAGTCCATATCCATCAAGAACCGGCAACGTAAATCCAGCAGTTGTGCACGGAAAGTATTTAAGCTTACCCTGGGAGATCTCATCATCTGTCGGCTATGCGCGGACCATTCATGGGAGCAATTCTATGGAAACGGTGATGAGAAGTCAGCAGAAGGCATATTAGGCGACTTGTGTCGCTGAAGGCCTGAACGATAAAGAGAGCTAATTAGGAGCAGGAAATATGGAAGATACCAAAAGGCAGAAAACCTCGATTAAAGAGGCCCTATCAAAGGAAGTGAAGGTGAAACCAGAAGGACCTATGATGGGAGCTGATTCTACCTTATTGGACCTGAAATCTGAAAAGCCAATGTTTAACAGACATCTAATGGAGGCAGTATGTGAACGAAACAACTTGAAACAAGCGCTTAAGCGAGTCAAACAAAATAAAGGAGCCCCAGGAATTGACAGAATGACTGTCGATAGCTTAGGAGAACACCTGAAAAGAAATTGGCTCGACATAAAAGCGCAACTTCTAAGTGGAACCTACAAACCAAAGCCGGTCAGACAAGTTGCGATTCCAAAACCCAAGGGTAAAGGATCGCGAATTTTAGGAATTCCTTGTGTTCTCGACCGCTTTATCCAACAAGCACTATTGCAAACCATCCAACCGTCCTGGGATCCGAAATTTTCAGAACATAGTTATGGATTTCGTCCCGGACGATCAGCGCACCAAGCAATAGCACAAGCTCAAAAGTATCTAAAGATGGGATACGAATACGTAGTGGACATCGATCTGGAGAAATTCTTCGATCGTGTCCCCCATAACAGGCTTATGAGTAAGCTAACAAAAGAGATAGAAGACAAAAGAGCCTTAAAACTCATACGGTCTTATCTCAATGCTGGAGCAATGAGCGGCGGGCTAACAAGCCCGACGACGAAGGGCGTGTCACAAGGATCCCCACTTTCACCATTCTTATCCAATGTGGTCTTAGATGAACTCGATAAAGAGTTAGAAGCAAGAGGTCACAAACATGCTCGTTACGCAGACGACTGTAATATCTACGTCAAAAGCAAGCGGGCAGGAGAAAGAGTGAAAAGAAGTATCACTCGCTTTATCGAAAAGCGGTTGAAACTAAGGGTAAATGAGGACAAAAGTGCAGTAGATCTCCCACGCAGAAGAAAATTCCTTGGTTTTACCTTTACAGGGGGGAAAGACCCCAACCGTCGACAAATAGCACCTGAATCCATAGCTAGGTTCAAAGTCAAAATAAGGCAACTTACCAGGCGAAACCGAAGCATAAATATGGAGGAAAGGATTAATGAGTTATCAAAGTATATGAAAGGGTGGCGAGGCTACTTTGGATATTGCGAAACCTCATCAATCTTCAAGGAGCTAGATGGATGGATACGTCGTCGCCTAAGATGCATCCATTGGAAGCAATGGAAAACATTTAAGAAGCGAAGAAAGGAACTAATCAAACTAGGCATCAAAGAGAAAGATGCCGTATGGGCAGCCATGAGTTCGAGAGGTCCTTGGATGTTAAGTCACATTCCTCAGGTAAGGAGAGCTCTAAGTATCAAGTATTTCAAGGAAGCAGGATTGCCAACACTTGCTCCTGTATAGACATTTAACTTTATCGAACCGCCATGGTACGGACCCGTATGCCTGGTGGTGTGGGAGGGAAAGCCCGAGAGGGCCTCCCTATCCCGATTTCTTAAGTTGCTTATATATAGAATCTAACGATTTATTTATAATGTTTGATTAATTATAGTTAAATGTGTTATAATATTACTATTGAAATAAAAAATTAATGTAAAAATACAGCGCAAAAAGTGTAAATACACAAATCACTTATTGCGAAGGAGTTAATAAAATGCAAGAGCTTTGGGCAAATTCTACAAAAAATAACGGATATCAGATTCTTCAAAACTCTAGTTCTGAAGATTCTGATGGTAGCGATACCAATTCAGTCTTTAATAGAAGAGTGAAAGGTATAGGTTCGGGTAACCAATATTCATCTAGCCCTCAAACCTTGATATTCAGTCAAAACGATTCGAGCGATTCGGATGACTATGTCTATGAAAGAATAACCTCAGATCTCCGAGATAGGGTAGAGGTTATAAGCACAACCCAAGATACAAAAGATACAGCACAACAATACGTAAAAAGTAGAGAGTCAGCTTGGAGCTCTGTGACAAAAGATACCTCTTCGCTCACCTACATCCTTTGTATTGTCTTTTTCTTCATCGCACTTCCCGTTGGAGCTGCTAAGGCCAAAGCAAGTAATAAAAAACGTGACATTATAGAAAACCCTACAAAAGAACTTGCAGTTGCTTTTCGTGCATTAAGCGCAATTGATGCTACTCTACAAAGCCATTCTTCAACTTCCAAGTTTAGCTCCAGAGGAGAGTATGAGCTAGACTACAAAAAGTTTAAGGAATTTGTAGGCAATGGAAAGTTCGACCCAAAGATCGAAGCTGAACTTCGTAAACTTCCAGATCGCTTTGGTGAATCCGGAGACTTCTTAGCCCTCTTTAAACATGCAGAAGAACGCATCAAGCCTTGGCGGGAAGGAATCGAAACCCTTTCTGGAGTAAAAGGGCTTGCACTTGAAGTTTTTGAAGGAATCATTGAAATTGCGCAAGAAAAATTAAGTGTAGAGCTCAACCGCCAGGAGGCCTCAGCATCCACCTTCTTTATGAAAACCTATACACAAAACCTATGGGGGAAAAGTACAGTTACAACATTTGTAAACTGCCACAGAACTACCACATCCATAGAAAAGATTGAAAAAGCACTCAAGACCCATGCAGAGGAAATTAGCAAACACACAGGAAAGGATTACGGTATAGTTTATAGAGACCTGGCAGAAGCTCTACTAAAGGACAAAGGCTTCCAGAAAAATATTATCCAAAAACAAAACACTCTTATTCAAGAAAGAGACCAATTCCGTGATCTTAAGGAAGTTGCACACGACTTCCTAAAAGGGTTCATAGATGATTTAACTCTACTTGCTCCAGCTAAAGATACTAACCCCCCCACTGGAGAAGCTAGATTGCTGCAACTTGAGCAAACGCTCCCATCTTTTGATCAAAATACAGCCGCCTTATTCCAAACAACAGGAACAGAAAAAACAAAAGAAGACTTTGAAAATGAGCAACAGGCTATTTTACAATCCCATGCATCGATGAGAGAACGCTTTGGAAAATTCTGGGAAGATCTACAAACTAAAGTTAATACAGATGAAATTGAGGCTCAAAAGAAAATAGATGAGCTTAACGATTTACAAGATTTTATCAAAGATTACCATTCCCCCTCTAGCTCAGGTGCAGAGGCTAGTTTGATAGTGAACCCAAGAACTTCCAAAGCTATAAAATTAAGTGCTAAAGATGCACACACACTACAGCCAGTCAGAGCTGAAATCATTAAGATCCTTTCTATTCTAGCGGGAAAAGAGGGACATGGGTCACCGACTCTTCTTAGGTCCTTCTACAGGATTGTGCTGCCGCATGTAAATATGGTCAAATTACTAACCAAGGAAGAAGAAAATAGTAGTAGTGGAACAACTACAAGCTCTCCTTTGATCCTCAAAGACTTCTTCAAAGATAATTCCCTTTTTGAAAAAGATACTACTACTGGTTTATACCTATTTGCAAAGATTCCTGATAATTCTGCTAGTAGCTCCAATGCATCTCAAGAAGATTCTATAGCCACTCTTCGAAAAGCCTTAATCGAGCTGGATCAGTTCGAGACCGAAAGAGATTTAGATCAATTAAAAAAGCCCATGACATTAGGGTTGTCTAGCAATCTCTCAGATGATAGCTATTGCAAAAACGATACCGATTCCAGCAGCTCTAGCTCTTATTCTAGTGATTCGGACAACAACTCACCCAATAAAAATTTGATAAAAAACAACAATAACAATATTATCGTGAATAACAATTCTTATAACCATTCTAATGATCATCAAGACAGCTCTAGTGATTAATCAATAATAAAACTTAACTCCTAAGGAAGGCCTCTGTGGGAAACCGCAGGGGCTTTTTACTACCCTGAAGTATTGCCTAGTGGCACTATTCGGGGTTTACATATGTATGGGTTTGGTGGTGAGACCCAGAGCGCACTCTTTGAGCGCTTCGGAGAGGGTGGGATGGGCGTGGCAGGTGTGGGCAAGGCTCGCGGCGGTCGCTTTGGTTTGGAGCGCGAGGGTCGCTTCGGCAATGAGCTCGCCGGCATGGGGGGCGAGGATGTGGACTCCCAGGAGACGGTCTGTCTCCTTATGGGCAATCATTTTGACAAAACCTTGGGTCTCGCCGGTGCAGCTGGCGCGGGAGTTCGCCCGGAGGGGGAACTGGGCCGTTTTGATGGGAAGTTTTAGGGCCTTGGCTTCGGCTTCTGTAAGGCCAACGGCGGCGGCTTCGGGATAGGTATAGACAACGCTCGGGATAGCAAGGTAGTCGAGGGTGGGGGTGTGGCCAGCGATGAGCTCAGCGACGGCAACCCCCTCTTCGGAGGCTTTGTGGGCGAGCATGGGGCCGTCGACGATGTCGCCGATGGCGTAGATGTGGGGTTGGCTGGTTTGGAAGTTGTTGTTGATAGGGATGAACCCTTGGGGGTTGGGGGTGATAGTGGCGTTTTCGAGGGCGAGGCCTTGGGTGTAGGGACGGCGGCCGATGGCGACGAGGATGACGTCTGCGGTGTGGGTCTCGCCAGAATCGAGGGTGAGGGTGGTGTCGGTGGCTCCGGTCACTTTAGAGGAAAGCTGGAAGGTCATCCCTTGGGCGGTGAGGAGCTTTTGGAGCCCTTGGGAAAGGGCGGTGTCGATGGTGGGGCAGATATGGTCGAGGAATTCTATGAAGTGAACCTGGGTTCCGAGGCGGCTGTAGACGGAGCCGAGCTCAACGCCGATAATCCCGGCGCCGATGACGATCATCTTTTTGGGAACCTCTTTGAGGGCGAGGGCGCCGGTCGAGGAGAGGATTTTCTGCTCGTCAAAGGGAAGGAAGGGAAGGGGTGTGGGCTCTGAACCGGTGGCGAGGATGATGTTTTTGGCTTGGACCTCTTGGTCGTCGACGAGGAGGGTGTGGGGATCTTTAAAGCTGGCGGTTCCGGTGAGGAAGGTGACGCCGTTTTTCTTGAAGAGTCCTTGGATCCCTTGGTTGAAGCCGGCAACGACGTTTTGTTTGCGGGTCATCATCTGGGGAAAGTTGGCTTGGGGCTGGGCGTCGATGCCGAGGTTTTTCCCTTCATGGAGGAGGTGATAGTAGACTTCGGAGGAGTGGAGGAGACTCTTGGAGGGGATGCAGCCAACGTTGAGGCAGGTGCCGCCAAGGACCTTTTCTTTTTCGATGCAGGCGGTTTTAAGGCCCAGCTGGGCGGCGCGGATGGCGGCAACGTACCCTCCGGGGCCCGATCCAACGACAACAACATCAAACATCGGTCTCTCCTAGAAGAAGGCGTTCGGGCTTTTCGAGCATCTCTTTAACGCGGACAAGGAAGCTCACCGCTTCTTTCCCGTCGATAATCCGGTGGTCGTAGCTCAGGGCTAGGTACATCATGGGACGGATGACGATTGTGTTATCGATCACAACGGCTCTTTTGACGATGTTATGCATCCCGAGAATGGCACTTTGGGGTGGGTTGAGGATCGGTGTGGAGAGCATCGAACCAAAAACTCCCCCGTTAGTAATGGTAAAGGTTCCCCCTTGCAAGTCGTCGATGCTAATGGTCCCCTCACGCGCTTTTTTGGCAAAGGCTTGGATCTCTTTCTCGATCCCAGCAAAGGTGAGGGTCTCGGCATTTCTAAGGACGGGAACCATCAGCCCTTTGGGGGTGGAAACGGAGATGCCGATGTGACAGGCGGTGCTATATACGATCTCCTCTCCATCGATAAAGGCGTTGACATCGGGAAACTCATGTAAAGCGGCTTTACATGCCTTGACGAAGAAGGACATAAAGCCCAGCTTGACATCATGTTTTTTGAGGAAAGCTTCTTTTTCGCGGGCGCGGATCTCTAAAATGGCTGACATGTCGACTTCGTTAAAGGTGGTGAGCATGGCGGTGTTGTTTTTGACTTCGACAAGCCGTTTGGCGATGGTGCGGCGCAGACCACTCATCCGCTTCCGGGTTTGCCCTTCGATCTTTGGGGCGGCGGGAGCGGCAGGTGCGGGAGGAGGGGGCGCTTCTTTAAGGCTTTCTTCGGGGAAAATGCGGACACCTCCTCCGGTGGGTTGTGGAGGGGATGGGGGTGCTTCCTCTTTTTTGGGTTCGGCTGCAGCTGCGGGAGCTCCTTCGGTGTCGACATGGCCGATTACTTGCCCAGGCTTGACAACATCATTGACAGAGGCGGTGAGCTGAAGGGTGCCCCCTTCGGGAGCATAGAGGACCTGGTTCACTTTGTCGGTTTCAAGTTCGAGGATCTCTTCTTCTTTACTGACCGCCGAGCCATTTTCTTTGAGGATCTGGGCAACGGTCGCTTCTGTGACCGACTCGCCAGCGGAAGGAACCTTAATTTCTACTTTCATTGGAGTGCCTCTTTGAGGAAGGTTTCTAACTCTTTTTTGTGAAGGGCACCGGAACCTGCGGCTGTCGATGCACTTCCACTTCTTCCGACATACCGTAGCTCGACTTTTTCGGGAAGGAGGTTTTGCAAGGGAAGCTGAATGTAGGTGTAGGCCCCTTGGTTTGCATGCTCTTCCTGGACCCAAAAACATTCGGTAAAGCCCGAGTATTTTTTGAGGAGCGCTTCGATCTTTTCGGTGTGGAGGGGATAGAGCTGTTCGATCCGAATGATGGCGATGTCGTCCCGCTTCCGATGTTCAACAAGAT of Candidatus Neptunochlamydia vexilliferae contains these proteins:
- the sucB gene encoding dihydrolipoyllysine-residue succinyltransferase; translated protein: MKVEIKVPSAGESVTEATVAQILKENGSAVSKEEEILELETDKVNQVLYAPEGGTLQLTASVNDVVKPGQVIGHVDTEGAPAAAAEPKKEEAPPSPPQPTGGGVRIFPEESLKEAPPPPAPAAPAAPKIEGQTRKRMSGLRRTIAKRLVEVKNNTAMLTTFNEVDMSAILEIRAREKEAFLKKHDVKLGFMSFFVKACKAALHEFPDVNAFIDGEEIVYSTACHIGISVSTPKGLMVPVLRNAETLTFAGIEKEIQAFAKKAREGTISIDDLQGGTFTITNGGVFGSMLSTPILNPPQSAILGMHNIVKRAVVIDNTIVIRPMMYLALSYDHRIIDGKEAVSFLVRVKEMLEKPERLLLGETDV
- a CDS encoding iron-sulfur cluster assembly accessory protein, whose protein sequence is MTTEKITRDMTIDAILGSFPQKSQRIAQELTNAGLQCVGCQAATWETLEVGMLGHGFDEKAIEDLVERLNALLEEETDPTTISLTERAAEKFRAILIADKKEGWALRLGDKPGGCGGFEYVLDFSEKAKEDDVLFTSHGIDIHVSQKVLPRLLGCEVDYLEGLMGSGFKITNPNVKGSCSCGNSQSY
- the tnpA gene encoding IS200/IS605 family transposase, translating into MQYYRRTSHTIHDCTYHLVWATKYRYKVLVGDIGNRARDLIQEICRDNGVEIIRGRILADHVHIYVSIPPYQSVSKLVQYLKGKTSRKIQMEFPELKKKYWGKHLWAVGYFVRTTGNVTDQMIKDYIEKQEAKEDKFGDFKVVN
- the ltrA gene encoding group II intron reverse transcriptase/maturase, whose amino-acid sequence is MEDTKRQKTSIKEALSKEVKVKPEGPMMGADSTLLDLKSEKPMFNRHLMEAVCERNNLKQALKRVKQNKGAPGIDRMTVDSLGEHLKRNWLDIKAQLLSGTYKPKPVRQVAIPKPKGKGSRILGIPCVLDRFIQQALLQTIQPSWDPKFSEHSYGFRPGRSAHQAIAQAQKYLKMGYEYVVDIDLEKFFDRVPHNRLMSKLTKEIEDKRALKLIRSYLNAGAMSGGLTSPTTKGVSQGSPLSPFLSNVVLDELDKELEARGHKHARYADDCNIYVKSKRAGERVKRSITRFIEKRLKLRVNEDKSAVDLPRRRKFLGFTFTGGKDPNRRQIAPESIARFKVKIRQLTRRNRSINMEERINELSKYMKGWRGYFGYCETSSIFKELDGWIRRRLRCIHWKQWKTFKKRRKELIKLGIKEKDAVWAAMSSRGPWMLSHIPQVRRALSIKYFKEAGLPTLAPV
- a CDS encoding 2Fe-2S iron-sulfur cluster-binding protein, with product MAKLILNDEEVELEDGSPIKDVCEEAGVPFACTEGVCGTCVIEVKEGAENLSEMTQEELDFLGETDEERLACQCQIKQGTVKIDY
- the lpdA gene encoding dihydrolipoyl dehydrogenase, which gives rise to MFDVVVVGSGPGGYVAAIRAAQLGLKTACIEKEKVLGGTCLNVGCIPSKSLLHSSEVYYHLLHEGKNLGIDAQPQANFPQMMTRKQNVVAGFNQGIQGLFKKNGVTFLTGTASFKDPHTLLVDDQEVQAKNIILATGSEPTPLPFLPFDEQKILSSTGALALKEVPKKMIVIGAGIIGVELGSVYSRLGTQVHFIEFLDHICPTIDTALSQGLQKLLTAQGMTFQLSSKVTGATDTTLTLDSGETHTADVILVAIGRRPYTQGLALENATITPNPQGFIPINNNFQTSQPHIYAIGDIVDGPMLAHKASEEGVAVAELIAGHTPTLDYLAIPSVVYTYPEAAAVGLTEAEAKALKLPIKTAQFPLRANSRASCTGETQGFVKMIAHKETDRLLGVHILAPHAGELIAEATLALQTKATAASLAHTCHAHPTLSEALKECALGLTTKPIHM